In one Pseudomonas sp. Bout1 genomic region, the following are encoded:
- a CDS encoding DNA-3-methyladenine glycosylase I produces MDIPGLITDAAGVTSCTWRTAAAQYPHYHDHEWGVPVSDDIALYEKICLEGFQAGMAWITILRKREAFRRAFEGFDFRRVAQYTEQDIERLMADPGIVRNRAKIMSTINNARRACELVDETGSLAAWLWSFEPAADERPAVVDMAYWAANPTSAASTRLSKALKKRGWSYVGPTTMYAFMQAMGMVNDHLEGCVCRPRIEHLRRHFKRP; encoded by the coding sequence ATGGATATCCCAGGATTGATCACGGACGCGGCGGGCGTCACGAGCTGTACGTGGCGCACGGCGGCGGCGCAATACCCGCATTACCACGACCACGAATGGGGTGTGCCGGTCAGCGATGACATCGCGCTGTACGAGAAGATTTGCCTTGAAGGCTTTCAGGCGGGCATGGCGTGGATCACCATCCTGCGCAAGCGCGAGGCGTTTCGACGGGCGTTCGAGGGTTTTGATTTTCGCCGGGTGGCGCAGTACACCGAGCAGGACATCGAGCGATTGATGGCCGACCCGGGCATCGTACGCAATCGCGCCAAGATCATGTCCACCATCAACAACGCTCGGCGTGCGTGTGAGCTGGTGGATGAAACCGGCTCGCTGGCGGCGTGGCTGTGGTCGTTTGAACCTGCCGCCGATGAACGTCCGGCGGTGGTGGACATGGCGTACTGGGCGGCCAACCCGACTTCAGCCGCTTCAACGCGCTTGTCCAAGGCCCTGAAAAAACGCGGCTGGAGCTACGTGGGGCCGACCACGATGTATGCGTTCATGCAGGCGATGGGCATGGTCAACGACCACCTGGAAGGGTGCGTCTGCCGGCCACGAATCGAACACCTGCGCCGCCACTTCAAACGACCCTGA
- a CDS encoding C4-dicarboxylate transporter DctA gives MLRWCSRSIFLQVVIGLVIGIICGLALPEFSSQLKPLGDGFIKLIKMLIGLIVFCVVVSGISGAGDLKKVGRIGLKSVIYFEALTTVALVIGLIMAFSSGIGTGANIHLEQLSSAGLNELADRGQHIKGTSQFLMELIPNSVIGAFADNNVLQVLLFSVLFGSALNLVGEAASGISRLINELSHVIFRIMGMIVRLAPIGVFGAIAFTTSTYGLDSLQHLGSLVGLFYLTCFLFVAVILGLVMRLSGLRMLPLLKYLREELLIVMGTASSDAVLPQIMRKLEHLGIGSSTVGLVIPTGYSFNLDGFSIYLTLAIVFIANATGTPLSMTDLLTILLVSLITSKGAHGIPGSALVILAATLTAIPAIPVVGLVLVLAVDWFMGIGRALTNLIGNCVATVAIARWEKDIDIQRANKVLDGQQGYAFQAKKPVLPAHQEF, from the coding sequence ATGCTCAGATGGTGCTCGCGTTCGATTTTCCTGCAAGTCGTGATTGGCCTGGTCATCGGCATAATCTGCGGCCTCGCCCTTCCCGAATTCTCCTCGCAACTCAAACCCCTGGGTGATGGCTTTATCAAGCTGATCAAAATGCTGATTGGCCTGATCGTATTCTGCGTGGTGGTCAGCGGTATTTCCGGCGCTGGCGACTTGAAGAAAGTCGGACGCATCGGCCTCAAATCGGTGATCTACTTTGAAGCGCTGACCACCGTGGCGCTGGTGATCGGCCTGATCATGGCCTTCAGCAGCGGGATCGGCACCGGTGCCAATATCCACCTGGAACAATTGTCGTCCGCCGGCCTGAATGAACTGGCAGACCGCGGCCAGCACATCAAGGGCACCAGCCAGTTTCTGATGGAGCTGATTCCCAACTCGGTGATCGGCGCCTTTGCCGACAACAACGTGCTGCAAGTGCTGCTGTTCTCGGTGTTGTTCGGCAGCGCGCTGAACCTGGTGGGCGAAGCCGCCTCCGGCATTTCGCGGCTGATCAACGAACTGAGCCACGTGATTTTCCGCATCATGGGCATGATCGTGCGCCTGGCGCCCATCGGCGTATTCGGTGCCATCGCCTTCACCACCAGCACCTACGGCCTGGACTCCCTGCAACACCTGGGCAGCCTGGTGGGCCTGTTCTACCTCACCTGTTTCCTGTTCGTCGCGGTGATTCTGGGCCTGGTGATGCGCCTTTCGGGCCTGCGGATGCTGCCGCTGCTCAAGTACCTGCGCGAAGAACTGTTGATCGTGATGGGCACCGCGTCCTCCGATGCAGTGTTGCCGCAGATCATGCGTAAACTGGAGCATCTGGGCATTGGCAGCTCGACCGTCGGCCTGGTGATTCCGACCGGGTACTCGTTCAACCTCGACGGTTTTTCGATCTACCTGACCCTGGCCATCGTGTTTATCGCCAACGCCACCGGCACGCCGCTGTCGATGACCGACCTGCTGACCATCCTGCTGGTGTCGCTGATCACCTCCAAGGGCGCCCACGGGATTCCGGGGTCGGCATTGGTGATTCTGGCGGCGACTCTCACCGCGATCCCGGCGATTCCAGTGGTGGGCCTCGTGCTGGTGTTGGCGGTGGACTGGTTCATGGGCATTGGCCGGGCGCTGACCAACCTGATCGGCAACTGTGTCGCCACCGTGGCCATCGCCCGCTGGGAGAAAGACATCGATATCCAGCGCGCCAACAAGGTGCTGGACGGGCAACAAGGGTATGCCTTCCAGGCGAAGAAACCGGTCTTGCCGGCGCACCAGGAGTTCTAA
- a CDS encoding FadR/GntR family transcriptional regulator — protein sequence MISTSTVVNSVVEKLRAALARGQWRRGEMLPGQRELAEQMGISRPSLREAVIVLETLGLVRAMPGKGVVVLETTLSEPHAQDSGVADASLEDILQLRYTLEPFIVGLVAQSISSKEVGQLRLTLMDMREALDAGDSEAGMNAYIAFHEELFALTSNPIFQNVVQQTSNALKQSAQVLRNSPEHLAERLQENDAVVRAIRNKNSALASAEMRRHILQEGLRMGIRLNIPDDHLGS from the coding sequence GTGATCAGCACCTCAACCGTCGTCAATTCAGTCGTAGAAAAACTGCGCGCCGCCCTGGCGCGGGGCCAGTGGCGGCGCGGCGAGATGCTGCCCGGCCAGCGTGAACTGGCCGAGCAAATGGGCATCAGCCGCCCAAGCCTGCGTGAAGCGGTGATCGTGCTCGAAACCCTCGGCCTGGTGCGCGCCATGCCTGGCAAGGGCGTGGTGGTGCTGGAAACCACCCTCAGCGAACCCCATGCCCAGGACAGCGGCGTGGCCGACGCCAGCCTCGAAGACATCCTGCAACTGCGCTACACCCTTGAGCCGTTTATCGTCGGTCTGGTGGCCCAATCCATCAGCAGCAAGGAAGTCGGGCAACTGCGCCTGACCTTGATGGACATGCGCGAAGCCCTCGACGCCGGCGACAGCGAAGCCGGCATGAACGCCTACATCGCGTTCCACGAAGAGCTGTTCGCCCTGACGTCCAACCCGATCTTCCAGAACGTGGTGCAACAAACCAGCAACGCCCTCAAGCAAAGTGCCCAGGTGTTGCGCAACTCCCCCGAACACCTGGCGGAACGCTTGCAGGAAAACGACGCCGTGGTGCGCGCCATCCGCAACAAGAACAGCGCCCTGGCCAGCGCCGAAATGCGCCGGCACATCCTGCAGGAAGGTTTGCGCATGGGCATTCGCCTGAACATCCCGGATGACCATCTGGGTAGCTGA
- a CDS encoding GntR family transcriptional regulator, translating into MTAHALHTPFPITPLRLVGKPKLSVDDIYPALFDAILEQRIAPASRFTEESLGQSFGVSRSVIRRVLARLSHQQVIILRPNHRAQVAAPDAQQTQQILEARRLTEITVVQLACAQAKPAQIRQLRELIARERDCIERDERGPAIRLCGEFHLQLAAIAGNAPLAQFLNSLVPLTSLAIAQFEAKACTYCAWQEHMAIVDAVEQGDAGKAVALMTQHLDHLEARLLIT; encoded by the coding sequence ATGACCGCTCACGCCCTGCACACCCCGTTCCCCATTACGCCGTTGCGCCTGGTGGGCAAGCCGAAACTCTCGGTGGACGACATCTACCCGGCACTGTTCGACGCCATTCTCGAGCAACGCATCGCCCCCGCCAGCCGTTTTACCGAGGAGAGCCTCGGGCAAAGTTTTGGTGTCAGCCGCAGCGTGATTCGCCGGGTGCTGGCGCGGCTGTCGCACCAGCAAGTGATCATCCTGCGGCCCAACCACCGCGCCCAGGTGGCGGCACCGGATGCACAACAGACCCAGCAGATTCTCGAGGCGCGGCGCCTGACGGAAATCACCGTGGTGCAGTTGGCGTGTGCCCAGGCGAAACCGGCGCAGATCCGGCAACTGCGGGAGTTGATCGCACGAGAGCGCGATTGCATCGAGCGTGACGAGCGCGGGCCGGCGATTCGGCTCTGCGGCGAGTTTCACCTGCAACTGGCAGCGATTGCGGGTAACGCGCCGCTGGCGCAGTTCCTCAACAGCCTGGTGCCGCTCACCTCATTGGCGATTGCGCAGTTTGAGGCCAAGGCCTGCACGTATTGCGCATGGCAGGAGCACATGGCGATTGTGGATGCGGTGGAGCAAGGCGATGCCGGCAAAGCCGTAGCCTTGATGACTCAACATCTGGACCATCTGGAAGCCAGGCTACTGATCACGTAG
- a CDS encoding NAD-glutamate dehydrogenase yields MAFFTAASKADFQHQLQAALAQHISEQALPQVALFAEQFFGIISLDELTQRRLSDLAGCTLSAWRLLERFDHTQPQVRVYNPDYERHGWQSTHTAVEVLHHDLPFLVDSVRTELNRRGYSIHTLQTTVLSVRRGKKGELLEILTKGTQGDDVQQESLMYLEIDRCANAAELNVLSKELEQVLGEVRVAVADFEPMKAKVQELLAGIDTSSYVIDGEEKAEIKSFLEWLVGNHFTFLGYEEFVVRDEADGGHIEYDANSFLGLTKLLRPGLTADDLRIEDYAVNYLREPAVLSFAKAAHPSRVHRPAYPDYVSIRQIDANGKVVKECRFMGLYTSSVYGESVRVIPYIRRKVAEIERRSGFQAKAHLGKELAQVVEVLPRDDLFQTPVDELFSTVMSIVQIQERNKIRVFLRKDPYGRFCYCLAYVPRDIYSTEVRQKIQQVLMDRLKASDCEFWTFFSESVLARVQLILRVDPKNRLDIDPLQLEKEVVQACRSWQDDYSSLVVESFGEAHGTNVLADFPKGFPAGYRERFAAHSAVVDMQHLLSLTEANPLVMSFYQPLGQVSGQRELHCKLYHADTPLALSDVLPILENLGLRVLGEFPYRLRHANGREFWIHDFAFTAAEGLNLDIQQLNDTLQDAFVHIVNGDAENDAFNRLVLTAGLPWRDVALLRAYARYLKQIRLGFDLGYIASTLNNHTDIARELTRLFKTRFYLARKLTAEDLEDKQQRLEQAILTALDDVQVLNEDRILRRYLDLIKATLRTNFYQADANGQNKSYFSFKFNPHAIPELPKPVPKFEIFVYSPRVEGVHLRFGNVARGGLRWSDREEDFRTEVLGLVKAQQVKNSVIVPVGAKGGFLPRRLPLGGGRDEIAAEGIACYRIFISGLLDITDNLKDGALVPPLNVVRHDNDDPYLVVAADKGTATFSDIANGIAIDYGFWLGDAFASGGSAGYDHKKMGITAKGAWVGVQRHFRERGINVQQDSITVVGVGDMAGDVFGNGLLMSDTLQLVAAFNHLHIFIDPNPTPANSFAERQRLFDLPRSSWTDYDTSIMSEGGGIFSRSAKSIAISPQMKERFDIQADKLTPTELLNALLKAPVDLLWNGGIGTYVKASTESHADVGDKANDALRVNGNELRCKVVGEGGNLGMTQLGRVEFGLNGGGSNTDFIDNAGGVDCSDHEVNIKILLNEVVQAGDMTDKQRNQLLASMTDEVGSLVLGNNYKQTQALSLATRKAFERVAEYKRLMSDLEGRGKLDRAIEYLPTEEQLNERAAAGKGLTRPELSVLISYSKIDLKEALLKSLVPDDDYLTRDMETAFPPSLVAKFSEAMRRHRLKREIVSTQIANDLVNHMGITFVQRLKESTGMSPANVAGAYVIVRDIFHLPHWFRQIEALDHQVSADVQLELMDELMRLGRRATRWFLRSRRNEQDAGRDVAHFGPHLAALGLKLDELLEGPTREGWQNRYQAYVEAGVPELLARMVAGTTHLYTLLPIIEAADVTGQSAADVAKAYFAVGSALDLPWYLQQISSLPVGNNWQAQAREAFRDDVDWQQRAITISVLQMADAPEDMEARVALWLEQHQDMADRWRAMMVEIRAAVGTDYAMYAVANRELLDLALSGQSVL; encoded by the coding sequence ATGGCGTTCTTCACCGCAGCCAGCAAAGCCGACTTCCAGCACCAACTGCAAGCGGCACTGGCGCAGCACATCAGTGAACAGGCACTGCCACAAGTGGCGCTGTTCGCTGAACAATTTTTCGGCATTATTTCCCTGGATGAACTGACCCAGCGTCGCTTGTCCGACCTGGCCGGTTGCACCCTGTCTGCCTGGCGCCTGCTTGAGCGCTTTGATCACACCCAACCGCAAGTGCGGGTCTACAACCCCGATTACGAACGTCACGGCTGGCAATCGACCCACACCGCGGTCGAAGTGCTGCACCATGACCTGCCATTTCTGGTGGACTCGGTGCGTACCGAGCTGAACCGCCGTGGCTACAGCATCCACACCCTGCAAACTACCGTCCTCAGCGTGCGTCGCGGCAAGAAGGGCGAGTTGCTGGAAATCCTGACCAAAGGCACCCAGGGCGACGATGTTCAGCAAGAATCGCTGATGTACCTGGAAATCGACCGCTGCGCCAACGCCGCCGAGCTGAATGTCCTGAGCAAGGAACTTGAGCAGGTGCTGGGCGAAGTGCGCGTTGCTGTCGCCGATTTCGAACCGATGAAGGCCAAGGTCCAGGAACTGCTGGCCGGTATCGACACCAGCTCGTACGTGATCGACGGCGAAGAAAAAGCCGAGATCAAGAGCTTCCTGGAATGGCTGGTGGGCAACCACTTCACCTTCCTCGGCTATGAAGAGTTTGTGGTACGTGACGAGGCGGACGGCGGCCATATTGAATATGACGCCAACTCGTTCCTCGGTCTGACCAAGCTGCTGCGCCCCGGCCTCACCGCCGATGACCTGCGCATCGAAGACTACGCAGTGAACTACCTGCGTGAACCGGCTGTGCTGTCGTTCGCCAAGGCCGCTCACCCAAGCCGCGTGCACCGCCCGGCCTACCCGGACTACGTGTCGATCCGCCAGATCGATGCCAACGGCAAGGTCGTCAAGGAATGCCGCTTCATGGGCCTCTACACCTCTTCGGTGTACGGCGAAAGCGTACGGGTGATCCCGTATATCCGTCGCAAGGTTGCGGAAATCGAGCGTCGCTCGGGCTTCCAGGCCAAGGCGCACTTGGGCAAGGAACTGGCCCAGGTGGTCGAGGTGCTGCCCCGTGATGATCTGTTCCAGACCCCGGTGGACGAACTGTTCAGCACCGTGATGTCGATCGTGCAGATCCAGGAACGCAACAAGATCCGCGTGTTCCTGCGCAAAGACCCGTACGGCCGCTTCTGCTACTGCCTGGCCTATGTGCCGCGCGACATCTATTCCACCGAAGTGCGCCAGAAAATCCAGCAAGTATTGATGGATCGCCTTAAAGCCTCGGACTGCGAATTCTGGACGTTCTTCTCCGAATCCGTACTGGCTCGTGTCCAGTTGATCCTGCGGGTAGACCCGAAGAACCGCCTGGACATCGACCCGCTGCAACTGGAAAAAGAAGTGGTGCAGGCTTGCCGCAGCTGGCAGGACGACTATTCCAGCCTGGTGGTGGAAAGCTTCGGCGAAGCCCATGGCACCAACGTGCTGGCGGATTTCCCGAAAGGCTTCCCGGCCGGCTACCGCGAGCGTTTCGCGGCGCATTCGGCCGTGGTCGACATGCAGCACTTGCTCAGCCTCACCGAAGCCAACCCGCTGGTGATGAGCTTCTACCAGCCGCTGGGCCAGGTCTCCGGCCAGCGCGAGCTGCATTGCAAGCTGTATCACGCCGACACCCCGCTGGCGTTGTCCGATGTATTGCCGATCCTGGAAAACCTCGGCCTGCGCGTACTGGGTGAATTCCCGTATCGCCTGCGTCATGCCAACGGTCGCGAGTTCTGGATTCACGATTTCGCGTTCACCGCCGCCGAAGGCCTGAACCTCGACATCCAGCAGCTCAACGACACCCTGCAGGACGCGTTCGTGCACATCGTCAATGGCGATGCCGAGAACGATGCGTTCAACCGCCTGGTGCTGACTGCCGGCCTGCCATGGCGCGATGTGGCGCTGCTGCGTGCCTACGCCCGTTACCTGAAGCAGATTCGCCTGGGCTTTGACCTGGGTTACATCGCCAGCACCCTGAACAACCACACCGACATCGCTCGCGAGTTGACCCGGTTGTTCAAGACCCGTTTCTACCTGGCGCGCAAGCTCACCGCCGAAGACCTCGAAGACAAGCAGCAACGTCTGGAGCAAGCGATTCTCACGGCCCTGGACGACGTTCAGGTGCTCAACGAAGACCGCATCCTGCGTCGCTACCTGGACCTGATCAAGGCCACCTTGCGGACCAACTTCTACCAGGCAGACGCCAACGGTCAGAACAAGTCGTACTTCAGCTTCAAGTTCAACCCGCATGCAATTCCTGAATTGCCCAAGCCAGTGCCGAAGTTTGAAATCTTCGTCTACTCGCCACGGGTTGAAGGCGTGCACCTGCGCTTTGGCAACGTCGCTCGCGGCGGCCTGCGCTGGTCTGACCGTGAAGAAGACTTCCGTACCGAAGTGCTCGGCCTGGTAAAAGCCCAGCAAGTGAAGAACTCGGTGATCGTGCCGGTGGGCGCCAAGGGCGGCTTCCTGCCGCGTCGCCTGCCATTGGGCGGCGGTCGGGACGAGATCGCGGCCGAAGGCATCGCCTGCTACCGCATCTTCATTTCGGGCCTGTTGGACATCACCGACAACCTGAAAGACGGCGCCCTGGTGCCACCGTTGAACGTGGTGCGCCACGACAACGACGACCCGTACCTGGTTGTTGCGGCGGACAAGGGCACTGCGACCTTCTCCGACATCGCCAACGGTATTGCCATCGACTACGGTTTTTGGCTGGGTGACGCGTTCGCCTCCGGTGGTTCTGCCGGTTACGACCACAAGAAAATGGGCATCACCGCCAAGGGCGCGTGGGTGGGCGTGCAGCGCCACTTCCGTGAGCGCGGCATCAACGTCCAGCAAGACAGCATCACTGTAGTGGGCGTGGGCGACATGGCCGGCGACGTGTTCGGTAACGGCCTGTTGATGTCCGACACGCTGCAACTGGTCGCGGCCTTCAACCACCTGCACATCTTCATCGATCCAAACCCGACCCCGGCCAACAGCTTCGCTGAACGCCAGCGCCTGTTCGACCTGCCGCGTTCGTCCTGGACCGACTACGACACCAGCATCATGTCCGAAGGCGGCGGTATCTTCTCGCGCAGCGCGAAGAGCATTGCCATCTCGCCACAGATGAAAGAACGCTTCGACATCCAGGCCGACAAGCTGACCCCGACCGAACTGCTGAACGCCTTGCTCAAGGCACCGGTAGACCTGTTGTGGAACGGCGGCATCGGTACCTACGTCAAGGCCAGCACCGAAAGCCACGCCGATGTGGGCGACAAGGCCAACGACGCCCTGCGCGTCAACGGCAACGAGCTGCGCTGCAAGGTGGTGGGCGAGGGCGGTAACCTCGGCATGACCCAGTTGGGCCGTGTGGAGTTCGGCCTCAATGGCGGCGGTTCCAACACCGACTTCATCGACAACGCCGGTGGTGTGGATTGCTCCGACCACGAAGTGAACATCAAGATCCTGCTCAACGAAGTGGTGCAGGCTGGCGACATGACCGACAAGCAACGCAACCAGTTGCTGGCGAGCATGACCGACGAAGTCGGCAGCCTGGTGTTGGGCAACAACTACAAGCAAACCCAGGCCCTGTCCCTGGCTACCCGCAAAGCATTTGAGCGTGTTGCCGAGTACAAGCGCCTGATGAGCGACCTGGAAGGCCGCGGCAAGTTGGACCGCGCCATCGAGTACCTGCCGACCGAGGAGCAGCTCAACGAGCGCGCCGCCGCGGGCAAGGGCCTGACCCGTCCGGAGCTGTCGGTACTGATCTCCTACAGCAAGATCGACCTCAAGGAAGCGCTGCTCAAATCCCTGGTGCCGGATGACGACTACCTGACCCGTGACATGGAGACCGCTTTCCCGCCGAGCCTGGTGGCCAAGTTCTCCGAAGCCATGCGTCGCCACCGTCTGAAGCGCGAGATCGTCAGCACCCAGATCGCCAACGACCTGGTCAACCACATGGGCATCACCTTCGTTCAGCGGCTCAAAGAGTCCACCGGCATGAGCCCGGCGAACGTGGCGGGCGCCTACGTGATCGTGCGTGACATCTTCCACCTCCCGCACTGGTTCCGTCAGATCGAAGCCCTGGACCACCAGGTGTCGGCCGACGTGCAACTGGAGCTGATGGATGAGCTGATGCGCCTGGGCCGTCGTGCCACGCGCTGGTTCCTGCGCAGCCGTCGCAACGAGCAGGACGCCGGGCGCGATGTTGCGCATTTCGGTCCGCACCTTGCCGCGCTGGGCCTCAAGCTCGACGAACTGCTGGAAGGTCCGACCCGCGAAGGCTGGCAGAACCGTTACCAGGCTTACGTCGAAGCCGGTGTGCCAGAGTTGTTGGCGCGCATGGTTGCAGGCACGACCCACCTGTACACCCTGCTGCCGATCATCGAAGCCGCCGACGTGACCGGCCAAAGTGCGGCAGACGTTGCGAAGGCTTACTTCGCTGTCGGCAGCGCCCTGGACTTGCCGTGGTACCTGCAGCAAATCAGCAGCCTGCCCGTGGGCAACAACTGGCAGGCCCAGGCCCGCGAAGCCTTCCGCGACGATGTGGACTGGCAGCAACGGGCGATCACCATTTCTGTCCTGCAAATGGCCGACGCCCCAGAAGACATGGAAGCCCGCGTGGCCCTGTGGCTTGAGCAGCACCAGGATATGGCTGATCGCTGGCGCGCCATGATGGTTGAGATTCGTGCAGCGGTCGGCACGGACTACGCCATGTACGCGGTGGCCAACCGTGAGCTGCTGGACCTGGCGTTGAGCGGTCAATCGGTGCTGTAA